A single region of the Cyanobacteria bacterium FACHB-DQ100 genome encodes:
- a CDS encoding FAD-dependent oxidoreductase, translating to MKKLVLVGGGHSHAIALRQFGLNPIVGVQITLISEAEDTPYSGMLPGHVAGFYSYQECHINLRSLCEFASARLIVDRAVGLERNQVMCQHHRIEFDWVSIDIGSTPNIPSGAQGIGAKPISKFLKWWDEFAQKNPKQLAIVGGGTGGVELALNMQHRLPNTTIHLFQRDREIMPKHNAWVRRQLKQLLIQRGSQLHLGAVIEAVEGFDADAIVWVTQASAPDWLRQSGLKVDEQGFILVNDALQSVSHPQVFAAGDIATMIHYERPKAGVFAVRQGKPLFQNLSAALNHQPLRAYHPQSNYLSLIGTGDRSAIASYGKFGVRSRLLWRMKDAIDQTFMNQFHNLG from the coding sequence ATGAAAAAGTTAGTCTTAGTCGGAGGAGGACACAGTCACGCGATCGCATTGCGTCAGTTTGGGCTGAATCCGATCGTTGGGGTGCAAATTACCTTAATTTCTGAAGCAGAAGATACGCCGTATTCGGGAATGCTGCCGGGTCATGTGGCAGGGTTTTATTCATATCAAGAATGTCATATTAATCTCAGATCGCTCTGTGAGTTTGCTAGTGCTCGATTGATTGTCGATCGAGCAGTTGGTTTAGAGCGCAATCAAGTTATGTGTCAGCACCATCGGATTGAGTTTGATTGGGTGTCGATTGATATTGGCAGTACCCCAAACATTCCTTCAGGAGCGCAAGGAATTGGGGCGAAACCGATCTCGAAGTTTCTCAAGTGGTGGGATGAGTTTGCCCAGAAGAATCCTAAACAGTTAGCGATCGTCGGGGGCGGAACAGGCGGTGTTGAGCTTGCGTTAAATATGCAGCATCGTTTGCCAAACACCACGATTCATCTATTTCAGCGCGATCGTGAGATTATGCCAAAACATAACGCTTGGGTGCGTCGCCAGTTAAAACAGTTGCTGATTCAGCGAGGCAGTCAGTTGCATTTAGGCGCAGTGATTGAAGCAGTTGAGGGATTTGATGCAGATGCGATCGTTTGGGTGACGCAAGCCTCTGCACCGGATTGGCTTCGGCAATCTGGACTCAAGGTAGATGAACAAGGATTTATTTTAGTGAATGATGCTTTGCAGTCGGTGTCGCATCCTCAAGTGTTTGCGGCGGGTGATATTGCCACCATGATTCATTATGAGCGTCCAAAAGCAGGGGTGTTTGCAGTGAGGCAAGGAAAGCCATTGTTTCAGAATCTATCTGCTGCGCTGAACCATCAACCTCTGAGAGCCTATCATCCGCAGAGCAATTATCTTAGCCTAATTGGAACAGGGGATCGATCGGCAATTGCATCGTATGGCAAATTTGGAGTGCGATCGCGATTGTTGTGGCGGATGAAAGATGCGATCGATCAAACTTTCATGAATCAGTTTCATAACCTGGGTTAG
- a CDS encoding NAD(P)/FAD-dependent oxidoreductase codes for MKLSRKTLEQKLDHVYDVIIVGGGAGGLSAAIYLQRYRLSCLVIEKGRGRSFWMQELQNYLGLPAGTPGRMLLQQGQNHFLSLGGDYLMGYVEAVQDEGDTFAVKAKVGKQDSSYPVFRSKYVIAASGIIDHLPKLEDMQNVFDYAGHNLHVCMICDGWEMADTKCGLFAGTEGAINTAFVLNWFTPYITVFTQGLFEVSDEMREKLRSHGYPLIETPLKRFIGHDHEMTGVELVDGSTIELQTGLVAMGSHYYNAYLQGLDLKWKGGNLVTDEMCRTSHPRIFAIGDLKEGLNQVSIAVADGTLAATAIWRDIRRSSPPRLWEENLNLITPKGVPVS; via the coding sequence ATGAAGCTTTCCAGAAAGACGCTCGAACAAAAGCTCGATCACGTTTACGATGTCATCATTGTCGGTGGAGGTGCAGGTGGACTCTCCGCAGCCATCTATCTCCAACGCTATCGGCTCTCTTGCCTCGTCATCGAAAAAGGTCGCGGTCGATCGTTCTGGATGCAAGAGCTGCAAAACTATCTTGGTCTTCCTGCGGGAACTCCCGGACGAATGCTGCTGCAACAGGGTCAAAATCACTTTCTCTCGCTCGGTGGCGACTACCTCATGGGCTATGTCGAAGCAGTCCAAGACGAGGGAGACACCTTCGCGGTTAAAGCCAAAGTCGGCAAACAAGATAGTAGCTATCCCGTGTTCCGATCGAAATACGTCATCGCTGCCAGCGGCATCATTGATCATCTGCCCAAACTCGAAGATATGCAGAACGTTTTTGACTATGCAGGGCATAATCTGCACGTTTGCATGATCTGCGACGGTTGGGAAATGGCAGATACGAAATGCGGCTTATTTGCAGGGACAGAAGGCGCAATCAATACCGCTTTCGTGCTCAACTGGTTCACGCCCTACATTACCGTATTCACTCAGGGCTTATTTGAGGTCAGCGATGAGATGCGCGAGAAGCTCAGATCGCACGGTTATCCATTAATCGAAACACCCCTGAAGCGATTTATCGGACACGACCACGAAATGACCGGAGTTGAACTGGTAGATGGCAGCACGATCGAGCTTCAGACCGGACTCGTGGCAATGGGTTCGCATTATTACAATGCCTACTTACAGGGCTTGGATCTTAAGTGGAAAGGCGGCAATTTGGTCACAGACGAGATGTGCCGTACCTCACATCCTAGAATTTTTGCGATCGGAGACTTAAAAGAGGGGTTAAATCAAGTATCAATTGCGGTTGCAGATGGTACATTGGCGGCAACTGCAATCTGGCGAGACATTCGCCGCTCGTCTCCTCCGCGATTATGGGAGGAAAACCTCAACTTGATTACCCCAAAGGGAGTACCTGTCTCGTGA
- a CDS encoding STAS domain-containing protein: MTLIEQHEVIVLRPQGQLDTAGGEALQQQWTTLVCRRYKLWVVDLSSIEFIDSAGLVTLVAGWKTAAQSDATLVFCGLRPATRLIFEITQLDRVFAIYENDEAILRSIVQPQAVLQAA; this comes from the coding sequence ATGACGTTAATTGAGCAGCATGAAGTGATTGTGCTACGACCTCAAGGTCAGCTAGATACGGCAGGCGGTGAAGCGTTGCAGCAACAATGGACAACGCTAGTGTGTCGCCGCTACAAACTATGGGTCGTTGATCTATCGAGTATTGAATTTATCGACAGTGCGGGATTAGTGACCTTAGTAGCCGGGTGGAAAACAGCCGCACAATCGGACGCAACATTGGTGTTTTGTGGATTACGTCCCGCAACTCGATTGATTTTTGAGATCACGCAGCTCGATCGCGTGTTTGCGATCTACGAGAATGATGAGGCAATTTTGAGATCGATCGTTCAACCTCAAGCAGTGCTGCAAGCTGCTTGA
- a CDS encoding DedA family protein: protein MSLELISPEAIEQLAQQYGYWAIFLGILLENLGLPIPGETVTLAGGFLAGSDQLNYWWVVGDAALGATIGGNLGYWIGRYGGWALLLNLGKLFRIKEAQIEELRRQFGENAGKAVFFGRFIALLRIFASPLAGIAGMPYWRFTLYNTVGALTWATVMVSLAYFAGQIVPLEKLFTLASQFGVVAFLLVAAWIVVPFWLESRKSKQLVAESAKGNAIVINEAMGQQDKEPNLNKD, encoded by the coding sequence ATGTCACTAGAGCTGATTTCGCCGGAAGCGATCGAGCAACTTGCTCAACAGTATGGATATTGGGCGATTTTTCTTGGGATTTTGCTAGAGAATTTGGGGCTGCCCATTCCCGGGGAAACGGTGACGCTTGCAGGCGGTTTTCTGGCAGGTAGCGACCAGTTGAATTACTGGTGGGTGGTTGGCGATGCGGCGCTAGGGGCGACGATCGGTGGCAATCTCGGTTACTGGATTGGTCGGTATGGCGGCTGGGCACTGCTGCTGAATCTTGGCAAGCTGTTTCGGATTAAAGAAGCGCAAATCGAAGAACTGCGGCGGCAGTTTGGCGAGAATGCGGGTAAGGCAGTGTTTTTCGGTCGGTTTATTGCACTGCTGCGAATCTTTGCCAGTCCGTTGGCAGGAATCGCCGGAATGCCGTATTGGAGGTTTACGCTGTATAACACTGTGGGCGCGTTAACTTGGGCAACGGTGATGGTATCGTTGGCATACTTTGCGGGTCAGATTGTGCCATTGGAGAAGTTGTTTACGCTGGCTTCTCAGTTTGGTGTCGTTGCGTTTCTACTGGTGGCAGCTTGGATTGTAGTGCCGTTCTGGTTGGAGTCGCGTAAGTCGAAGCAGTTAGTTGCAGAGAGCGCGAAGGGAAATGCGATCGTGATCAATGAGGCGATGGGTCAGCAGGACAAGGAACCTAATCTGAATAAAGATTAA
- a CDS encoding DnaJ domain-containing protein, whose product MAATNFKDYYQILGVSKTASADDIKKAFRKLARQYHPDVNPGDKAAEAKFKEVNEANEVLSDLDKRKKYDQFGQYWRQADQAGAPRSSSGSRSPFNNTAGFDDVEFGRYDNFEEFINDLLGRSPYGGRDPFRNATYRAPGGFTTDDRATAGENLDIEAAIKLTFSEAFNGTEKRLSVNNEEINVRIPAGAKAGSRVRVRGKGRYSRFYTSQRGDLYLTVELLPHSFFQFDGDGNLICEVPIAPDEAVLGTQIDVPTPDGMVKVNVPAGVRSGQSLRLRGKGWKNQRGERSDQMVKITIAPPKELSAIEREAYEKIRDNRSYDPRSAIKSVAL is encoded by the coding sequence GTGGCTGCAACCAACTTCAAAGATTACTACCAAATTTTAGGGGTGAGCAAAACCGCAAGCGCTGATGACATTAAGAAAGCGTTTCGCAAACTCGCACGTCAATATCACCCCGACGTGAATCCGGGCGATAAAGCCGCAGAAGCCAAATTCAAAGAAGTCAACGAGGCGAACGAGGTTCTCTCTGATCTCGACAAGCGTAAGAAATATGACCAGTTCGGACAATACTGGCGACAAGCGGATCAAGCGGGTGCGCCTCGATCGTCCTCCGGTTCTCGATCGCCCTTTAATAATACGGCTGGATTTGATGATGTCGAGTTTGGGCGCTACGACAACTTTGAGGAATTTATCAACGATTTATTGGGTCGATCTCCTTACGGTGGACGCGATCCCTTTCGCAATGCCACTTACCGCGCTCCGGGTGGATTCACGACCGACGATCGCGCCACCGCTGGGGAAAATCTCGACATTGAAGCCGCAATCAAGCTCACTTTTTCAGAGGCGTTCAACGGCACAGAGAAGCGACTGAGCGTGAATAATGAGGAGATCAATGTCCGCATTCCCGCAGGCGCAAAGGCTGGGAGTCGCGTGAGAGTGCGCGGTAAAGGACGCTATAGTCGGTTCTATACAAGCCAGCGCGGGGATTTGTATCTGACGGTTGAGTTGTTGCCGCATTCGTTCTTCCAGTTTGATGGGGATGGCAACTTAATTTGTGAAGTGCCGATCGCGCCAGATGAGGCGGTTTTAGGGACACAAATTGATGTGCCCACGCCGGACGGAATGGTGAAAGTGAATGTGCCAGCCGGAGTGCGATCGGGGCAGTCGCTGCGCTTACGCGGCAAAGGCTGGAAGAATCAGAGGGGCGAACGTAGCGATCAAATGGTGAAGATCACGATCGCACCGCCGAAGGAACTGAGCGCGATCGAGCGGGAGGCATACGAGAAGATCCGCGACAATCGCAGCTATGATCCGCGCAGTGCGATCAAGTCTGTGGCGCTTTAG
- a CDS encoding redoxin domain-containing protein, with protein MLTSTDFSGLINQRFFQNFMPIPATNSLTLGQATPEFNLRDVKNDRRVKLSDYRNDRPVILAFTRIFTEKQYCPFCYPHIKALNEQYQEFVDRQVELLMITSTDEQQSKKVVEDLGLKFPLLSDSSCKTFRDYRTGQALGAPLPAQFLLDRQGILRYKHLFSFLDHNASITTLLNAIDSL; from the coding sequence ATGTTGACCTCTACCGACTTTAGCGGCTTAATTAATCAGCGATTTTTTCAAAATTTCATGCCGATTCCAGCGACGAATTCCTTAACGCTGGGACAAGCCACACCAGAGTTTAATTTGCGAGATGTCAAAAACGATCGCCGCGTTAAACTCTCCGATTACCGCAACGATCGTCCTGTGATTTTAGCGTTCACACGAATTTTTACCGAAAAGCAGTATTGCCCGTTTTGCTATCCGCATATCAAGGCTTTGAACGAGCAGTATCAGGAGTTTGTCGATCGACAAGTTGAACTCTTAATGATTACCAGCACCGACGAACAGCAAAGCAAAAAAGTCGTTGAAGATTTAGGGCTAAAATTCCCGTTACTGAGCGATTCAAGCTGTAAAACCTTTCGCGACTATCGCACAGGTCAAGCCCTCGGCGCACCCCTACCCGCCCAATTTTTGCTCGATCGCCAAGGCATCCTGAGATACAAGCATCTCTTTTCGTTCCTCGATCACAACGCCAGCATTACAACGCTGTTAAACGCGATCGATTCGCTCTAA
- a CDS encoding DOMON-like domain-containing protein translates to MSVQNFILYPFDAAFDPAILSLSGSVDRSDNRLILQYDLIDYQSQVLIPAKTLPNRKHNLWEATCFEFFIGAQNDRTYWEFNLSPSGDWNVYRFDDYRSGMQEDTAFSSLPFEVETRSHHTTLTIELDLEVIKLTQPLEISVTAVIEQLNHKVTYWAIEHCGTEADFHIRDSFALKL, encoded by the coding sequence ATGAGCGTTCAAAACTTCATCCTCTATCCATTTGATGCAGCATTTGATCCAGCGATTCTGAGTCTTTCAGGTAGCGTTGATCGAAGTGATAATCGCTTGATTCTTCAATATGACCTAATCGATTATCAATCTCAGGTTCTCATCCCTGCTAAAACGCTTCCTAATCGCAAACATAATCTATGGGAAGCGACTTGTTTTGAGTTCTTTATCGGAGCGCAAAACGATCGCACCTATTGGGAATTCAATCTTTCTCCCAGCGGTGATTGGAATGTGTACCGCTTTGATGATTATCGTTCCGGGATGCAGGAAGACACGGCATTTTCATCGCTGCCCTTTGAAGTCGAAACCCGATCGCACCATACAACACTTACGATCGAGCTTGATCTAGAGGTCATCAAACTGACCCAGCCCCTTGAAATCAGCGTAACGGCTGTGATCGAGCAACTGAATCACAAGGTTACGTATTGGGCGATCGAGCACTGCGGTACCGAAGCCGATTTTCATATTCGAGACAGTTTTGCGCTGAAACTCTAG
- a CDS encoding aminoglycoside phosphotransferase family protein, which translates to MNQQQAESKNNLGKIAAQFIKDTIKNIQSFGSGNINDTFLVTLDKSKFVLQRINTQVFHQPESVMRNMCLCTQHIQKRLSELELDRRWETPQVIFTCDRRDHYVDESGAFWRAISFIENSRSYDTIQNLAHAEEVGYALGMFHSLISDLSATDLTDTLEGFHITPLYLQQFDRILAETTIQRSSEVNYCLEFIRDRQNWAHILENAKHSGKLALRLMHGDAKINNILMDTTTGKAVSVIDLDTVKPGLIHYDIGDCLRSGCNAIGEETRQWESVRFEPELCQGILRGYLTVAKAFLTDADYSYLFDAIRLIAFELGLRFFTDYLAGDVYFKTTYPEHNLIRALVQFQLTHSIESQESLIRSIISDFR; encoded by the coding sequence ATGAATCAGCAGCAAGCGGAATCAAAAAATAACTTAGGCAAAATTGCAGCTCAGTTTATAAAAGATACGATTAAAAATATTCAGTCATTCGGTAGTGGCAATATCAATGACACATTTTTAGTAACACTAGATAAATCAAAGTTTGTATTACAGCGAATTAATACTCAGGTTTTTCATCAACCTGAATCTGTAATGCGAAATATGTGTCTTTGCACACAACATATTCAGAAACGTCTATCAGAACTAGAACTCGATCGTAGATGGGAAACGCCACAGGTAATTTTTACTTGCGATCGTCGAGATCACTATGTTGATGAAAGTGGAGCATTTTGGAGAGCGATCAGCTTTATTGAAAACTCTCGATCGTACGACACGATTCAAAATCTCGCTCACGCTGAAGAAGTCGGCTACGCTTTGGGAATGTTTCACAGCTTAATTAGTGATTTATCCGCCACAGATCTAACCGATACGCTTGAGGGCTTTCACATCACACCACTTTATTTGCAGCAGTTCGATCGAATTCTTGCGGAAACAACAATACAGCGATCGTCAGAAGTGAATTACTGCTTAGAATTTATTCGCGATCGGCAGAATTGGGCGCACATTTTGGAGAATGCAAAACACTCAGGAAAGTTAGCACTCCGGTTAATGCATGGTGATGCGAAAATCAATAATATTTTGATGGATACTACAACCGGAAAAGCAGTGAGTGTGATCGATCTAGATACGGTGAAACCCGGATTAATTCATTACGATATTGGGGACTGTTTGAGATCAGGATGTAACGCGATCGGAGAAGAAACCCGGCAGTGGGAATCAGTTCGATTTGAGCCAGAGTTATGCCAAGGAATTTTACGCGGCTATCTCACGGTAGCAAAGGCATTTCTAACAGATGCCGATTACTCCTACTTGTTTGATGCAATTCGTCTCATTGCGTTCGAGTTAGGTTTGAGATTTTTTACCGATTACTTGGCTGGAGATGTTTACTTCAAAACAACTTATCCAGAACACAATCTGATCCGAGCATTGGTGCAATTCCAGCTTACTCACAGTATTGAATCTCAAGAATCCTTGATCCGCAGTATTATCTCAGACTTCCGATGA